One Thamnophis elegans isolate rThaEle1 chromosome 2, rThaEle1.pri, whole genome shotgun sequence genomic window, CAAGAAGAGGCTCATTTTGAAGAAGTACAGCAAAGAACAGGAGAGAGACAAATATATTCCttcaatttattaataaaatgatagaaatatacaattaattttttttcactgCCTTTTTCTATTGAACTAAAAGCCATTTCCCTGTTTTCCACAGAAATATCATTTGAGTAGGAGAAATTTGAAGGGTGCAACCATTTTGTGGCCATTCTCTAACTGTGCTAAAGGAGACCCATCCGTGGGACTTTCGTCCAAATACAGATTTACAAGCACTAGAAGGGATCACAGAGGTACTTTAGTTAACAAAACAAAGAGGAAGTGAAGCTGCACTGGAGACCAATATTAAAGCCTGTAGTAAAAGGGGAAGGTTCTGTCAAAAGTTCTCACAGGCCAAATTTGAACAAAGGAAAAATTGGTGCATTCATTGGTGGGTTTACTAAAGAAAACAGTGGCTTGGAAACAGGAGTTTGCCCTTTCCACAGTGGAGTTTCCAGGGCCCAAGTTGCTATTTAAGACCACATGATTGGTGCCCAGATGAGAAAGACGACCTCCTCTTCCAAATGGCTGAAATTCAGCAACCCTCGACTGGCCAAAAGCTGCTAGAGAGACCAACTTCTGGGTCCCTCTCTTTCCCTAAGAGAAGGCTGTTCTCCATCTCCCCAGCCGATCGTTCATTTGGCCTCTACAAAAGCAGTGGATCCTATGGCTGAGCTCCCCCTTGCAACTCCAGAAGTCCCTCCGCCTGGGTCCTTTCCACCAGTCTGCAGTAGGGGCCTCTCCGGCCCATCAGCTCCGTGTGAGTCCCCTTCTCCACAACCTCCCCTCCTTCCAGCACCACAATCTTGTCTGCGTTCTCCACCGTCTGCATCCGGTGAGCAATCACCAGCCCCGTCCGGCCTCCACTCTTCACAGACTGCTGGATCTGGAAAAGGAAGCAGTGATCCAGAGAAAATCCTGGGTTCCTTCGACGCTCTAGATAGAAGCTCCCTCACATTCCCACTGAAAAGTGTTTCTCCAGCTCTGCAAACAGTTTGGCCCCAAAGGTTTTGCAGTCTGGAAACCAATAAAAGCCACCCGAATGAAGGCAAGTCTGGGTGTCTCAGGAGAATGTGGCATCATCCACTttgggtcggtcaccgggaccagaagtTTAGTCTCCTCATCTTTCAGATTCAACCTGGAGCCTCTCCTCAGGGAACTCCCTCTCACCAGAATGTAAGGAGCACAGAGGAGAAgctgcccccccccattttcccttcccttcccaacaTCACAATCTTGTGAGAATTCACTGGGacaaaatattccaatatttgatttCATTCTGTAATTCTCTTTGCTGTTTGGCTCTATTTTCTGATTTAATTTGATGTATGGTAGGTGTGAGAAGCCCAGAGTCGGTTTACGACCAGAGTGTCAAGTCAGGCTGgtaaaatcaataaatatatttactgtaCATCTGTTCAAATAAGCATTTAGATCCATATTATCTGCTCACATAGTGCTATTGTTCTATAGTTTTCACTGAACAGAAGCCAGTAGCTCTCGGAGGACTTGAGATTCAAATCATAATAACTCTTagaagacaagctgataaaagaaaagataattcAATAGAAGAACTCTAAATCAGGAGAGGGCAGCCAGATTTTAAAGTCTATTTATCACCAAGATAAACTTGGAAGAAATTACGACACGTCCGGTCAAATAAACCCAGTTTTCCTATGCTGTCACCCCTCAAACATTCAGATTAAGCCCTTCAGCAACCCTAAACTACTCCAGCCAAGGTCCACTCCCAGCCCctcaccccacacacacactcactgcaTCGTCACTCTTGAAGTCCAAGGCACTCGTGGCTTCATCCAGCACCAAGACCTTCGGGTCACGGATCAGGGCCCGGGCGATGGCCAGCCGTTGCTTCTGCCCAATGGAGAGCTGGTCCCCCTTTTCCCCCACCTCTAAAAGAAGGCAAgcaagagagacagaggagatcGAGAGCAAAGTCCAGACCGACCAAATCTTGTTGCCCTAAAGGGATGGCAAAGCTATCAGTGGGAAAACAAGGCAAAACTTGAAGCTCTTTGAAGTGGGAGGGAGACATGCAGTTTGGACAGCTGGCTCTCTTATTTCCAGGGCAAAAAGTCCAGAGGAGGGGAAAAGACCCCTGCACTTTTTAACAACGGTAGAAGAGATTTTAGGACTCGTGATTTTTGACGGTGCAATCAGCTATTTGAATTATCTTTTCTGCATTAGTGGTTTAATGATATTGGTACAATTAAAATAATCGGTGTAACTTGGAGCTTCACAGATGGTCCTAAAGTTACAAGAGCTTTTGTGTcaggaattttcattgctaagcgatGTGGTTGCAAGGTTGATGTTTTATGACCGCACTGCTTAGTGAAGACAATCCACGCCTTCCCAACGGCCATTGTTAAGACAACCTCACTGGTCATTAGGCAAGGATCTCCTGGCCATCACCTGCCGGctcctcacaagcaaagtcaggcAGTTGGCTGCAGGTATTTGCAGCTCCTGGGAGGCTCACAAGGAGGCTGGCAGGCAATAGGTGGCTGACGTCAggggttgagggggggggggggttgcagcaaTGCAGGTGAGGCTGTTTGGATGTGGGTTGGTGAGGGAAGAGACACAGGCAGCCACAGCCCCATACGACACTTCTTAGCCCCCAGAAGGTCTGCTGCCAAGCAAGGTCGAGTGGGTGGATGGCCGAAGCAGCTCATGCCTCCCTTTGTGGGTACTGGAGTCATTCCTGCCAGGTGGGGGGAGTTTCCCCCCAGCaacttgtgcccccccccccccccccggcttccccattgactttgcttgtgggaagctagcAAGGGAGATTCCAAAGGGGGATGCAGTGCTTGTGGGGCACTGCAACTGGGGTTAAGTGCAGTGGTGGCCAAGCACCCAGATTGCGATTGGGTGACTGCGGGGGAGGGGAAAAGTCAGAACTTCAAGGACTAGTTGCAACCTCCGTTTGTTCGGCACCGCTGTAATTTGGAACGATAGCCGAAGGAATAGTCGTAACACGAGGACTACTGTATATATTGCAACAAAGGAGTCAGGATTTCCCTTCAGAAGAATAAAGAATTAGGACTGGTGAGTTTATCGGGAGGAAAATGGGGGTTTTATGGGAAGAATCAAGGGGGGGATTTTGCCCACCTGCATCAAAGCCTCCTTCCAGTTCACGGATGAATCCAAGGCATCGGCTTCTTTGGCTGCTCTGATCACGTCTTCCTGGCTGCAGCCTTGTAGGCCGTAAGTGATATTCTCCCTGATGGACCCAGAGAACAGGAGGGGCTCCTGGCCCCCCAGGGCCACCTGCAATTGGACAGGGAGGCCGATCAGGACAGGGCTGGGCTGGGGGAGAAACTTCACTCATCCTCCTCATCAAGCACTTTCCAAAGTGGGGCTGGTTGATGCTCAAAGTTGACACTTATGGTGCAGaacacagaatcacagagttggaagggaccttggaggtcttctagtccaaccccctgctcaggcaggaaaccctactacaccacttcagacaaatgcccatccaacatcctcttaaaaacttccagtgttggagcaatcacaacttctggaggcaacttctgttccactgattaattgtcctcactgtcaggaaatttctccttagttcgaagtttcttctctccttggttaatatccatctgttgctttttgtcctgccttcaagcgctttggaaaataggctgattccctgtagagattctcagtcatcctggtctcGGTTGTcctaaaggggctttttcaggagggaaatggactttcttgctttttctttggaagatgttttgcttttcatccaaggagcttcctcagctctgacagtACAGAGGGgaatggaaaaaagaaggaacccagttgtctcctgaaagagcccctttgggacaggtttactccctcttctttctggcagcccttcaaatatcggAAGACTGTTATAATGTCCCTCCCAGTCCTTCTTGTAGTGGATCTGACATGCAGACATCAGTTTCCCCACATCTCCCAACTGAAGACCCTGAGCTCTTCTCCCCTCTTTTTAATTTGGAAGCAAAGGGGCAACACCCAGCCAGCCTCACCCGATTCTGAAAAGCTACGTCAGACCTTGTTGGCATCTGGATTAATTCCCGGTCTGTGGCTGGACTAGGAAGGTCACCAAAACAAATCACATCTGTTTACACTGTTGCCAGAGAAACGGTATGGCCCCATTTATAGATCACAGGAGATTCTGAACTTTTATCTCAGGATATAAACCACGGATGCAGAATTTCCTGAATGCCGGACCTTTTGACTTATCAAGGAACATAAGAAATCAGAAGCCTTTCATTCCGTGCATCTTTTACTCCCTTCTGCCCTAGAGAACAGCTGGGCATCTTTGGAGATTTCAAGCACCTGTTTTGTGGCTCCCAAAGTTGCCTTAATGGCATTGCCTTCTCCATTGTCTGGGGCATTTTTGCATGTCAGCCACACAATTCTCAAAATCAGAGGCTCTCACCCCGTTTTAGAGACAGGAAAAGCAGAGAAAGCACCgtgtaggccaggggtgtcaaactcgatttcattgagggccacatcagggctgtgtttgacctcagggggccgggTGGACgtagccagggtgggcgtggccagctcaaggtcactcatcgaggctccattttcagctacaACGGCccttccgagctctgtttttggcctcttgcagccctctgccagcccaAAGGGAGCTCAGGAGTGCCATGCGCAGCTCTCCCAGGCTCTGTTTCGGACTGCGATgacctcctacaaccctctgccacacggcctccctgagctccattttcactggcagaggattgcaggaggctttcgcagcccaaaacagagcctgggaggctGTGTGTGGCCCCGCCAtgcagcaaccgggcagagaatcccttgctaacatttttgaagcccacccctggaatcAGTCATTAGAGGatctaggtcaggggtctccaaccttggcaattctaAGACTTGTgggctgcaactcccagaattcttcagccagccatgCAGTCTTCAAgtcttcaggttgccaaggttggggagcCCTGAGTCCCCGAGAACTTACCCGTACAACAAATAGGTAAACGATCCTTTCCAAGTCCCTTTGGTTCTTCAGCCGGCAAGTGTTCCCCAAGAATGCCTCGTAACGCTGTGACTCCTCCTCCTCGGTGGCAAAGCTGCACACGGTCTCCATGGACGAGATGACCTCACGCACCACCTCCTCTGAACAGGCCATGGAGTCCTGGATGGCCTTCAGCAAAGCCTTGATGGACCATGAAGGAAGCAGCAAAGTCAGCCTCCTGAAAGCTGCCTTGGACCAGGCATCCTGCCGGTGGTGGCCTACCCAAaccaaagtccagtggcctcgtTCTTAGAGGAAAGCCCCCAAAAATGCTTCCTTCCACTCCACCCCATTTGATTTCGTTTCTTTCTCGCCTGTGACCAACCGGATGCCAGAGGAGAAGCTAAAGAGGGAGATGTATTCTCCCACTGTTATGCTTCCTTCCCACAGTCCACTGGAGAATTTTCCCTCCATGCACAGAGGGGAGCTGAAATTCTTCAGGAGCCTCTAGGAACATTGGAAAGCAAAAGCGGTGCCTGCTAAGATGATTTCACCGGATTTCAGCTACCAGACTTCAGGCAGCTCTTTTGCTCCATCCTATAATGACCTGAGAGGTGGTGATCGGGAGTCCCTGGAGGGCAGCCATTGGCCAAAACAATTATGAAAGAGTGTTCCTTAACAACCATTTCGCTCAGTGAccaattctggtctcaattgggATCATAACAAGACAGTCATCTGCTTTTTCCCTATATTTctatttcagaggtggtattcaggaggttctgaccagttctggagaaccagtagtagaaatgttgagtagttcacagaaccggtaaataccacctctgactggccccacccccatctattctctgcctccgagtTTCAgcagatcaggaggaaatggggattttgcagtatcctttccctgccactcccaccaagccacacccaccaaaccatgccacacctactaagccacgcccgcagaactggtagtaaaaaatttgaaacccaccactgttctatttGCCTTCAAATTGGCTTCCTCATCCTCTTTTTCAGCTACTTCTCTGTTCCTTCTTGTAGCTACTGGCATGAAGTAACCTCCTCCTTTTCCTGTCTTCCCTTGAGGACAATGATAGGGGTGCACACGCACAATCCCTTTTCTTTCAGCCTAGGAAAAGGGGAAACCAGGCTACACAACCAACAACTCCTCCTTTTGTGCAAGCCGCACAGACAAAGGAGTGGGGTTGGATCACATGGCCGCCATCTTGCCTTTTCTGGCCTCCTGGAGATGCCACCGTCTTCTGGTGCTGCTCAGCTCCCTTAaagtctcttttttcttctgcccTCTGGCTTCTTTCTCATTTCTCTGAACTGGCCCATTCCCTCCCTCACCCAAGTTGGGGCTCCTTCCCCGCCTGCAATTGGCCGCAGAAACCCAGAAGTGTCCACCATTCCCTCTAGGCCGCCCTCTGCCTCCATGATCCCTACCTGACGACGGACATCATAGACCTTCTGGATGGCCATCATGAGTGGGGTCTCGATCAGCATCAGCAGCGTCAGGCGCCAGGACAGGCCGATCATGAATACGTAGAGCCCAACCTTGATCAGGGTGCGCAGGAAGACGTTGGTGTTGAGCGGCACTGAGCGGCTCATCATAGTTGTGTCTTTGGAAAGGCAGGAGGCCAGCACCCCTATGGACAAAGAGACATTGTTCAACAAATGCCACACACAGGAAGGGCGATTCTGGAGAAAGTCCCCCCAGGAAGGAGAGGGCCGAGTCCTTGACACGGTATCCAATGACAGCAAAGAGGATGCTCTttgctgagtggctaagacgctgagcatgtcgatcagaaaggtcggcagttcagtggttcgaatccctagtgccgcgcaatggagtgagctcccattacctgtcccagcttctgccaacctagcagttcaaaagcatgttaaaaaaatgcaagtagaaaaataggaaccacctttgatgggaaggtaacagcattctgtgcacctcctgcatttagtcatgccagccacatgaccacggagacgtctttcgacagtgctggctcttcgactttgaaagggagatgagcaccactccctagagtcgggaatgtctAGCACATATGCTAcctcagtagaagtagcctgcagtactgcactctaaccactgcgccaccatggcagcTTCCTGTTTAGGACCTCACCTGTTTTCACCTCCTGGAAGAAGGCCAGGTCTTGCCGCACCAGAGAAGAGTAAGTTGCGAGTCCGGATGACCATCTGGGAGATGGTGAACGTGAAGAGCCCCCCACGGCAGCTGGCAAAGGCGGAGCTAGAAGGGAAACAGCAGTGGGGATTGGTTCCTGCTCCACCAATGGAAACTGAGTTACAGCTCCATGTGTGAGCACCTACTGGATTTGACCCGGGTGCAAAAGGAAAGACATTTTCCCACGGACAGATCTATCCCAATGTTTGAGGttaaattacaggcagtcctcgagctACAACAGTTCactgagtgactgttcaaagttacaaaccactgaaaaaaaggacatgaccgtttttcacagttacaactgttgcagAAGC contains:
- the LOC116502574 gene encoding LOW QUALITY PROTEIN: antigen peptide transporter 2-like (The sequence of the model RefSeq protein was modified relative to this genomic sequence to represent the inferred CDS: inserted 3 bases in 2 codons), whose protein sequence is MERARSAFASCRGGLFTFTISQMVIRTRNXYSSLVRQDLAFFQEVKTGVLASCLSKDTTMMSRSVPLNTNVFLRTLIKVGLYVFMIGLSWRLTLLMLIETPLMMAIQKVYDVRRQALLKAIQDSMACSEEVVREVISSMETVCSFATEEEESQRYEAFLGNTCRLKNQRDLERIVYLFVVRVALGGQEPLLFSGSIRENITYGLQGCSQEDVIRAAKEADAXGFIRELEGGFDAEVGEKGDQLSIGQKQRLAIARALIRDPKVLVLDEATSALDFKSDDAIQQSVKSGGRTGLVIAHRMQTVENADKIVVLEGGEVVEKGTHTELMGRRGPYCRLVERTQAEGLLELQGGAQP